One stretch of Miscanthus floridulus cultivar M001 chromosome 18, ASM1932011v1, whole genome shotgun sequence DNA includes these proteins:
- the LOC136520391 gene encoding uncharacterized protein gives MDKILGMSLVGAGPGNVFGPGMSAGALESFGRDGGRAKAEGSSRGAGAAAGGTRSASAGTTAGKSAADQRTAEKEASGVGGQEGRGAGVNETRYCSAVDGRFCFDAVVAPY, from the coding sequence ATGGACAAGATCCTGGGCATGTCCCTCGTCGGCGCGGGGCCAGGCAACGTCTTCGGCCCGGGCATGAGCGCCGGCGCGCTGGAGAGCTTCGGCCGCGACGGGGGGCGCGCCAAGGCGGAGGGCAGCAGCAGGGGTGCAGGTGCAGCGGCGGGCGGCACGAGATCGGCGTCGGCGGGGACGACGGCGGGGAAGTCCGCCGCCGATCAGAGGACGGCCGAGAAGGAGGCGAGCGGTGTCGGTGGCCAGGAGGGGCGCGGCGCCGGCGTGAACGAGACGCGGTACTGCTCGGCGGTGGACGGGAGGTTCTGCTTCGACGCCGTCGTCGCTCCGTACTGA
- the LOC136520180 gene encoding uncharacterized protein yields the protein MDRILAMSLVGAGPGNVFGPGMSAGALESFGRDGGRAKAEGSSRGAGAAAGGTRSASAGNGGKSAADQRTAEKEASGVGGQEGRGAGVNETRYCSAVDGRFCFDAVVAPY from the coding sequence ATGGACAGGATCCTGGCCATGTCCCTCGTCGGCGCGGGGCCAGGCAACGTCTTCGGCCCGGGCATGAGCGCCGGCGCGCTGGAGAGCTTCGGCCGCGACGGGGGGCGCGCCAAGGCGGAGGGCAGCAGCAGGGGTGCAGGTGCAGCGGCGGGCGGCACGAGATCGGCGTCGGCGGGGAATGGCGGGAAGTCCGCCGCCGATCAGAGGACGGCCGAGAAGGAGGCGAGCGGTGTCGGTGGCCAGGAGGGGCGCGGCGCCGGCGTGAACGAGACGCGGTACTGCTCGGCGGTGGACGGGAGGTTCTGCTTCGACGCCGTCGTCGCTCCGTACTGA
- the LOC136520197 gene encoding uncharacterized protein: MDRILAMSLVGAGPGNVFGPGMSAGALESFGRDGGRAKAEGSSRGAGAAAGGTRSASAGNGGKSAADQRTAEKEASGVGGQEGRAAGVNETRYCSAVDGRFCFDAVVAPY, translated from the coding sequence ATGGACAGGATCCTGGCCATGTCCCTCGTCGGCGCGGGGCCAGGCAACGTCTTCGGCCCGGGCATGAGCGCCGGCGCGCTGGAGAGCTTCGGCCGCGACGGGGGGCGCGCCAAGGCGGAGGGCAGCAGCAGGGGTGCAGGTGCAGCGGCGGGCGGCACGAGATCGGCGTCGGCGGGGAATGGCGGGAAGTCCGCCGCCGATCAGAGGACGGCCGAGAAGGAGGCGAGCGGTGTCGGTGGCCAGGAGGGGCGCGCCGCCGGCGTGAACGAGACGCGGTACTGCTCGGCGGTGGACGGGAGGTTCTGCTTCGACGCCGTCGTCGCTCCGTACTGA